Genomic segment of Benincasa hispida cultivar B227 chromosome 1, ASM972705v1, whole genome shotgun sequence:
AACAATATTGACAGAGAATATTCAGTGGCTAACTCTGAAACTCTTAGGATCTTCTTGACTAAGAGTGGAATGGTTAGTGCATTCTTGTAAAGCTTCTCTCTTCCTTGTTTGTAATCACAAACTCCATCCAAAATTCCCAAAGCTTTCTCACACAGGCTTTTCTCTGCATCTACCAGAAATTCTAGTAGCTGAGAGACCAAGCCTAGTTCCACAAATTTCAATGCCATTTTCTCGCCAATATCTGATGGTAAAATCATGTAGAAAATGACAGTAAGGGATGATTTTGTAGCAGAGGGGCAAAGAGGCTCCTTGATAATGCTAACTAAAGCTTCAGATACTCCTTCAATGGCAGCCAATGAATTAACATATCTTCTATCAGCTGACAAGAGTTCTTTCAGAACAAAAACTGCGTTCTGTTTGGGAGAAAGATCTTTACCGATTAAGAAGGAAACCAAGCATTTCAAAGAATCAGCAGATCCGAGCTTAGATAAGCCTTCAACGGCGACTGGGAACACACAAGCCAAAACCAATAAAATCTCCTCCAACAAACCCACATGTTTTTCAATCGAAACACCAGCAAAATGCTCAAACGAAGCTGCTAAAACATCCCCAGTTCCTCCATTCACAATACACCTCCGGTTCCTCTCGCTCTCTTTCGCCCAATTCCTGATCTTACCCATCAATTCACTGCATTTCTTCGAATCGCTTCTTTGAGTCGCGATCGAGATTCTCGAACAAATCTCCTTAACTTCATACGGGGAGACCGGAATCCGCGGCGTCGGAATCCGCTCGATCCCATATGAACGATTCGCAACACACCAACCTTGGATCAACCTCCTCAAAGAATGATTAGGGATTAGGTCGAAACTAATCAAATCCTGTTTCGTCACAGGACATGAAAAATTTCCCCCATCAATCCATTTCTCAATACTCTCTCTATCATAAGTAATCCCAGTGGACAAAATCACAGGATCCTTCATCAAATCAAGCGAAATCGGACACATATAATGAGAAGGAATCGCGATTTCCGAACCTGAATCGACCCCTGGAAGCTCTTTTTTCAACTTGGTAAGAAACCCCAATTTGTTTTTCCTCCATGAAAAGATCATTGCAGATTCCGCAATAGAAATCAAACGAAAACCCAGAAGAAAAACGAATGTTGGAAGTACAAATCCTGTTctacttcttgttcttcttcccTGTTACTGTTGGTTAAGCTGATGAAGGAATGAATCAATGGAGTCGATTTATATATCACTGgaaagaggagagagagagagagagatagaaaATTTGTTACGCGGGTCAAAATTCAACGCTGATGAATTCGAAAATTATCAAAAAGAACTCGCTCCCTAATTTAGAAATTGAGTTGCTTTTTGAGCTTTGACTGGTATTTTGTTGGGTTGTGCGTGTTAATGGAGGAAAGAGAGAGACGGGGATATCGGGATtttcaaaattagggttttttctttctttcttttacattAAGCGACCGAAAATCTTGACAAATTTTGATATGTAGCccaaaaaagggaaaataataatttagccCCAAAAAAGGGGAATTAtgacaaaataaattatttctaACATTAAATCAAATCCTAAATTACGTatctatttctctctctctctatatataatgtTCAATATGGTAAAATGCTTCATtgttaataaattttcaattagctactttttgaaaaatagttataaataaaaggtttgaattttattttagtctccaaattttaaatcttattctattttggtctctaaatatttaaaaatgttcattttaatccttgaatttaaaaaacaatacttATTTTGGTCTCtgctattaaaattttattaactcTTGAACATAATGGTAAGATGACTTGTATTTTTGGATGACTAGGTTGTCAAATATGTTAGTCACActaaaaaatttagagtttcaattttgaattagttAGGAAAACGATTTTCTATAGAATATCTCAAAATGTCATTTTGCTCAAGAGATTTTTACAGTTCACTATTTTTTGCGTGTTGGTTGTTGACATTTTACTTTATCTTCATTTTACTCATCTCATACTAGATGTAATTTCATCCTTAAATAGTCAATGAAATCTTAATAGTAGAAACTagaataaatactttttaaaagctTAGGGACTAAAacgaatattttttaaaatttagggataaaaataagatttaaaatttaatgacgaaaatagaatttaaacctaaataaaacaatatatcaTTTCATGACAACTCAACTTTAGTGATGATATATTGGGTAATAatgataaattatataaatggtAATTTTTGTCCTCATTGAACTCTAAGCAAAATCGTAATAATGATGAATTGTAAAAAGAAATACTTAATAACTTTGgtatacaaaaatatattatctTTTAACTTCTTCCCAGAACATTCTTAAAgtttttttatggaaaaagtCGGTAGAATCAACTCCTGccagaaaaaatatttattgttAACAATCTTATTAATATTTCTTAGAGATGAGGTGATGGACAAAAATAGGGACTATTTGAAAAATACAATATTCCtcattccaaaattaaaataatataataataa
This window contains:
- the LOC120086703 gene encoding U-box domain-containing protein 21, which produces MIFSWRKNKLGFLTKLKKELPGVDSGSEIAIPSHYMCPISLDLMKDPVILSTGITYDRESIEKWIDGGNFSCPVTKQDLISFDLIPNHSLRRLIQGWCVANRSYGIERIPTPRIPVSPYEVKEICSRISIATQRSDSKKCSELMGKIRNWAKESERNRRCIVNGGTGDVLAASFEHFAGVSIEKHVGLLEEILLVLACVFPVAVEGLSKLGSADSLKCLVSFLIGKDLSPKQNAVFVLKELLSADRRYVNSLAAIEGVSEALVSIIKEPLCPSATKSSLTVIFYMILPSDIGEKMALKFVELGLVSQLLEFLVDAEKSLCEKALGILDGVCDYKQGREKLYKNALTIPLLVKKILRVSELATEYSLSILLKLCKSGEKGEDEVRVEAVQLGAFQKILVLLQVGCGGDMKDKVTEMLKLLNLYKDRLDCIDSSMHFKYLKKSF